The following proteins come from a genomic window of Pseudomonas sp. WJP1:
- a CDS encoding response regulator transcription factor, with protein sequence MEQTKRVLVVEDDLHIADLICLHLRDEQFEVVHSADGTEGMRLLQQGNWDALILDLMLPGVDGLEICRRARAMARYTPIIITSARSSEVHRILGLELGADDYLAKPFSMLELVARVKALLRRVDAMARNLKMDAGSLLIDGLAIDPITREVALDGRRLDLTPREFDLLYFFARQPGKVFSRMDLLNAVWGYSHEGYEHTVNTHINRLRAKIEADPAQPVRILTVWGRGYKFATGEESPP encoded by the coding sequence ATGGAACAGACCAAACGCGTCCTCGTGGTCGAGGATGACCTGCATATCGCCGACCTGATCTGCCTGCACCTGCGTGACGAGCAGTTCGAGGTGGTGCACAGCGCCGATGGCACTGAGGGCATGCGCTTGCTGCAGCAAGGCAACTGGGATGCGTTGATCCTCGACCTGATGCTGCCCGGTGTCGACGGCCTGGAAATCTGCCGCCGCGCCCGTGCCATGGCGCGCTATACGCCGATCATCATCACCAGTGCGCGCTCCAGTGAAGTGCACCGGATTCTCGGCCTGGAGCTCGGTGCCGACGATTACCTGGCCAAGCCGTTTTCGATGCTCGAGCTGGTGGCCCGGGTCAAAGCCTTGCTGCGCCGGGTGGATGCCATGGCGCGCAACCTGAAGATGGACGCCGGCAGCCTGCTCATCGACGGCCTGGCCATCGACCCGATCACCCGCGAAGTGGCCCTCGATGGCCGGCGCCTGGACCTGACGCCCCGGGAGTTCGACTTGCTGTACTTTTTCGCGCGCCAGCCGGGCAAGGTGTTTTCGCGCATGGACCTGCTCAACGCCGTGTGGGGCTACAGCCACGAAGGCTACGAGCACACGGTCAACACCCACATCAATCGCCTGCGCGCCAAGATCGAGGCCGACCCGGCACAACCGGTGCGCATCCTCACGGTCTGGGGCCGTGGCTACAAGTTCGCCACCGGGGAGGAATCGCCACCATGA
- the msrB gene encoding peptide-methionine (R)-S-oxide reductase MsrB — MFSPRFSRRQFLFASGGLGVAALAIGLLPKFSTRTALISDASAAEAFEVTHSDSEWHAILSDEQYEILREEGTERAYSSPLNNEHRDGTFVCAGCQLPLFSSATKFDSHTGWPSFWAPLDKAVATRQDRAYGMVREEVHCRRCGGHLGHVFDDGPKPTGLRYCMNGLALKFEPRAI, encoded by the coding sequence ATGTTTTCACCACGCTTTTCACGGCGGCAATTCCTTTTCGCCAGCGGCGGGCTGGGCGTTGCAGCCCTGGCGATCGGCCTGTTGCCGAAATTCTCCACGCGCACTGCGTTGATCAGTGATGCCAGCGCGGCCGAGGCGTTCGAGGTGACCCACAGCGACAGCGAATGGCACGCCATCCTGAGCGACGAACAGTATGAAATCCTCCGCGAAGAAGGCACTGAGCGGGCCTACAGCAGCCCGCTGAACAACGAGCACCGCGACGGCACGTTCGTCTGTGCCGGTTGCCAGTTGCCGCTGTTCTCATCGGCGACCAAGTTCGACAGCCACACCGGCTGGCCGAGTTTCTGGGCGCCGCTGGACAAGGCCGTGGCCACCCGCCAGGACCGTGCCTACGGCATGGTGCGCGAAGAGGTGCACTGCCGCCGTTGCGGCGGGCATCTGGGCCATGTCTTCGACGACGGGCCGAAACCGACCGGTTTGCGTTATTGCATGAACGGTCTGGCGCTCAAGTTCGAGCCCAGGGCCATCTGA
- the msrA gene encoding peptide-methionine (S)-S-oxide reductase MsrA has protein sequence MKNLFTWRRTLLGLAAAGIIGQCSAFSLGSAEEGVLLPPPALDETTQARSETAVFAGGCFWGVQGVFQHVKGVKNAVSGYAGGKADTAQYERVSSGNTGHAESVEVTFDPSQVSYGTLLQIYFSVAHNPTELNRQGPDTGTQYRSAIFTKSSEQQRVAQAYIAQLDAAHAFDKPIVTKLESFNGFYPAEDEHQDFLTEHPTYPYIVINDLPKVAQLKELYPDRYQEKPVLVKAGM, from the coding sequence ATGAAAAATCTTTTCACCTGGCGCCGCACATTGTTGGGGCTGGCCGCTGCCGGCATCATCGGCCAATGCTCGGCGTTTTCCCTTGGCAGCGCTGAAGAAGGCGTGCTCCTTCCGCCACCGGCCCTCGACGAAACCACCCAGGCCCGCAGCGAAACCGCGGTGTTCGCCGGTGGTTGTTTCTGGGGTGTGCAAGGGGTGTTCCAGCATGTCAAAGGCGTGAAAAATGCCGTCTCCGGTTACGCCGGTGGCAAAGCCGATACGGCGCAGTACGAGCGCGTCAGCAGCGGCAATACCGGCCATGCGGAATCGGTGGAAGTGACTTTCGACCCGAGCCAGGTCAGCTACGGCACCTTGCTGCAGATCTACTTTTCCGTGGCGCACAACCCGACCGAACTCAACCGCCAGGGGCCGGACACCGGCACCCAGTACCGCTCGGCGATCTTTACCAAGAGCAGCGAACAGCAACGGGTGGCCCAGGCCTACATTGCCCAGCTCGACGCCGCGCATGCGTTCGATAAGCCGATTGTGACCAAGCTGGAAAGCTTCAACGGTTTTTACCCGGCTGAAGACGAGCACCAGGACTTCCTGACCGAGCACCCGACCTATCCCTACATCGTGATCAACGACTTGCCGAAGGTGGCGCAGCTCAAGGAGCTGTACCCGGATCGCTACCAGGAAAAACCGGTGCTGGTGAAAGCGGGGATGTGA
- a CDS encoding sensor domain-containing diguanylate cyclase: MGETSSIEPLKFNVSDMNEGMLHTIMELVSDGIWDWNANTGFVYRNARWYEMLGYTPHSLDNNVLTWENIIHPDDFPQVMALFDDYLSQRTPVYQAEYRCRTHDGSYIWIEDRGHVLARNADGSVARMVGAHRSIEDKKRLLEALERRNQSLEAIVEERTRELSRVNQQLQQQLEENRKLAETDALTSTANRYRLDQALRQECERAQRFRQPLSLIAMDIDDFKSINDHYGHALGDAALIQVVERVQRYLREGDLLARWGGDEFIAVLPDTSLAEARALAATIRQGLSQMPSVGDFRVTMSFGVVQRFEEEQQTGLMARADQALYRSKVAGKNVISG, from the coding sequence ATGGGAGAGACTTCGAGTATCGAACCCTTGAAGTTCAATGTGTCGGACATGAACGAAGGCATGCTGCACACCATCATGGAGCTGGTCAGCGACGGTATCTGGGACTGGAACGCCAACACCGGTTTCGTCTACCGCAACGCCCGCTGGTACGAAATGCTCGGCTACACGCCGCACTCCCTGGACAACAACGTATTGACCTGGGAAAACATCATCCACCCCGATGACTTCCCCCAGGTCATGGCCCTGTTCGATGACTACCTGAGCCAGCGCACGCCGGTGTATCAGGCCGAGTACCGCTGCCGCACGCACGACGGCAGTTACATCTGGATCGAAGACCGCGGCCACGTGTTGGCACGCAATGCCGACGGTTCGGTGGCGCGGATGGTCGGCGCCCACCGCAGCATCGAAGACAAGAAGCGCCTGCTCGAAGCGCTCGAACGGCGCAATCAGTCCCTTGAAGCCATCGTTGAAGAACGCACCCGCGAGTTGTCCAGGGTCAATCAGCAACTGCAGCAGCAACTGGAAGAAAACCGCAAACTGGCTGAAACCGATGCCTTGACGTCGACCGCCAATCGCTATCGCCTGGATCAGGCCCTGCGCCAGGAATGCGAGCGAGCGCAGCGCTTTCGACAGCCGCTGTCACTGATCGCCATGGACATCGACGACTTCAAGAGCATCAACGATCACTACGGCCACGCGCTGGGCGATGCCGCCCTGATACAGGTGGTCGAGCGTGTGCAGCGCTACCTGCGTGAAGGTGACCTGCTGGCCCGTTGGGGCGGCGATGAATTCATCGCGGTGCTGCCCGATACCTCGCTGGCGGAGGCCAGGGCCCTGGCCGCAACCATTCGCCAGGGTCTGTCGCAGATGCCGTCCGTGGGCGACTTTCGCGTCACCATGAGTTTCGGCGTGGTCCAGCGCTTCGAGGAGGAGCAACAGACCGGCCTGATGGCCAGGGCCGATCAGGCCCTCTACCGGTCGAAAGTCGCCGGCAAGAATGTGATCAGCGGATAA
- a CDS encoding LysR family transcriptional regulator: protein MDLFQAMTVYVKVVEAGSMTGAASQCKMSTTMVGNHLKALEQRLGVRLLNRTTRRQRLTEFGAAYYQRCLEVLGLVADSERLAEQAMDEPSGTLRISAPLTFGTEKLAPALSEFALLYPRVKLDVMLTNRRPDLLENGLDVAFRLGALEESNLIARPLLDYTLTMCASPAYVARRGAPQTPEDLRHHDCLSFAYPAGDDWHSVEKEWRLAGPEGEVTVAVSGPMLINSSAGLHQAARTGMGIVMMPDVLVEQDIRDGKLLGLMPGFTPPSRPMNLMYAQDRYRLPKLRRFVDFAVQMWGKH, encoded by the coding sequence ATGGACCTGTTCCAGGCAATGACCGTCTACGTCAAAGTGGTGGAAGCCGGCAGCATGACCGGCGCCGCATCGCAGTGCAAAATGTCCACGACCATGGTCGGCAACCACCTCAAGGCCCTTGAGCAGCGCCTGGGTGTGCGCTTGCTCAACCGCACGACCCGGCGCCAGCGGCTGACCGAGTTCGGCGCTGCGTATTACCAGCGCTGCCTCGAAGTGCTGGGGCTGGTGGCGGACTCCGAACGCCTGGCCGAGCAGGCGATGGATGAACCCAGCGGCACGCTGCGCATTTCGGCGCCCTTGACCTTCGGCACGGAAAAACTGGCGCCCGCCCTGAGCGAATTCGCCCTGCTCTACCCCCGGGTAAAACTCGACGTGATGCTCACCAACCGGCGCCCGGACCTGCTGGAAAACGGTCTGGACGTGGCCTTTCGCCTGGGCGCCCTCGAGGAGTCCAATCTGATTGCACGCCCTCTGCTCGACTACACCCTGACCATGTGCGCCTCCCCGGCGTACGTGGCCCGTCGCGGCGCGCCGCAAACACCGGAAGACCTGCGTCACCACGATTGCCTGTCCTTCGCCTATCCGGCCGGCGATGACTGGCACTCGGTGGAAAAGGAATGGCGCCTGGCCGGCCCCGAAGGCGAAGTCACGGTGGCGGTCAGCGGACCGATGCTGATCAACAGCTCGGCGGGGCTGCATCAGGCGGCGCGAACCGGCATGGGCATCGTGATGATGCCCGATGTCCTGGTTGAGCAAGACATCCGGGACGGCAAACTGCTGGGCCTGATGCCCGGGTTCACCCCGCCGAGCCGGCCGATGAACCTGATGTATGCCCAGGACCGCTACCGGCTGCCGAAATTGCGACGTTTCGTCGACTTCGCCGTGCAGATGTGGGGCAAGCACTAG
- a CDS encoding aspartate aminotransferase family protein — protein sequence MTAACLMSTYQPLALSFNKGLGTRLWDQAGREYLDAVAGVAVTNVGHSHPKIVAAISEQAGLLLHTSNLYSIDWQQRLARRLTELAGMDRAFFNNSGAEANETALKIARLHGWHKGIEQPLVVVMENAFHGRTLGTLSASDGPAVRLGFNKLPGDFVKVPFGDLKALDKVRQEHGSRIVAILMEPIQGESGVQLAPPGYLKAVRELCNQRAWLLMLDEIQTGIGRTGQWFAFQHEGIVPDVMTLAKGLGNGVPIGACLARGKAAELFTPGSHGSTFGGNPLACRVGCTVLDIIEEQGLLENARLQGERLMSRLRMELADHANVLAIRGQGLMIGIELKQPIRDLSLIAARDHALLINVTRGQTIRLLPPLTIDEREVEMIVRGVSSVVVSALTRHAGCQSI from the coding sequence ATGACCGCCGCCTGCCTGATGAGCACATACCAACCCTTGGCCTTGAGTTTCAACAAGGGCCTGGGCACGCGCCTGTGGGACCAGGCCGGTCGTGAATACCTGGACGCGGTGGCCGGGGTGGCGGTGACCAACGTCGGGCACTCGCACCCGAAAATCGTCGCGGCCATCAGCGAACAGGCCGGGCTGTTGCTGCACACTTCCAACCTCTACAGCATCGACTGGCAGCAACGCCTGGCCCGCCGGCTGACCGAGCTTGCAGGCATGGACCGGGCCTTCTTCAACAACTCCGGGGCCGAGGCCAATGAAACGGCGCTGAAAATCGCCCGGCTGCATGGCTGGCACAAGGGCATCGAGCAACCCTTGGTGGTGGTCATGGAGAACGCCTTCCATGGCCGCACCCTCGGCACCCTGTCCGCCAGCGATGGCCCGGCGGTGCGCCTGGGGTTCAACAAGCTGCCGGGGGATTTCGTCAAAGTGCCGTTCGGCGACCTCAAGGCTTTGGACAAAGTGCGCCAGGAGCACGGCTCGCGCATCGTGGCGATCCTGATGGAGCCGATCCAAGGCGAAAGCGGCGTGCAGCTGGCGCCACCCGGCTACCTGAAAGCCGTGCGCGAACTCTGCAACCAGCGCGCCTGGTTGCTGATGCTCGACGAAATCCAGACCGGCATCGGCCGTACGGGGCAGTGGTTCGCGTTCCAGCACGAAGGCATCGTCCCGGACGTCATGACCTTGGCCAAAGGCCTGGGCAACGGCGTCCCGATCGGCGCCTGCCTGGCCCGTGGCAAAGCCGCCGAACTCTTCACCCCGGGTAGCCACGGCAGCACCTTCGGCGGCAACCCGCTGGCCTGTCGGGTCGGGTGCACGGTGCTGGACATCATCGAGGAGCAAGGCTTGCTGGAAAATGCCCGGCTCCAGGGCGAACGCCTGATGAGCAGGCTGCGCATGGAATTGGCGGATCACGCGAACGTCTTGGCAATCCGCGGCCAGGGCTTGATGATCGGCATCGAACTCAAGCAACCGATCCGCGACCTGAGCCTGATCGCCGCCCGCGACCATGCATTGCTGATCAACGTGACGCGTGGGCAAACCATTCGTTTGTTGCCGCCACTGACGATTGATGAGCGGGAGGTAGAGATGATTGTCAGGGGGGTGAGTTCAGTAGTGGTATCTGCACTTACCCGGCACGCAGGTTGCCAATCGATTTGA
- a CDS encoding type II toxin-antitoxin system Phd/YefM family antitoxin — protein MYTINYTTARAHLAETMDRVNEDHITLLVTRQKGEPVVMMSLAQYNALEETAYLLRSPANAERLIKSIGNLRAG, from the coding sequence ATGTACACCATCAACTACACCACCGCACGCGCGCATTTGGCTGAAACCATGGATCGCGTCAACGAAGACCACATCACCCTGCTGGTCACCCGTCAGAAAGGCGAGCCGGTAGTGATGATGTCGCTGGCGCAATACAACGCCCTCGAAGAGACCGCCTACCTGCTTCGCTCCCCGGCCAATGCCGAACGCCTGATCAAATCGATTGGCAACCTGCGTGCCGGGTAA
- a CDS encoding AAA family ATPase, protein MDLTRTLIIGNSGSGKSWLAQRLAERLQVPWTDLDRIHWLSDEHSIARSRAEALAMARVTAEQERWVIEGVYGWIASELLHRTTALIWLCVADEECVANIRQREANDDERLIALLEWAGSYRQRDGSSGYTAHRQLFEGFAGCRIQLTGRTEISDFAFIR, encoded by the coding sequence ATGGACCTCACCCGAACCCTGATCATCGGTAACTCCGGTTCCGGCAAGAGCTGGCTGGCGCAACGCCTGGCCGAGCGACTGCAGGTGCCATGGACCGATCTCGACCGCATTCACTGGCTGTCCGACGAACACAGCATCGCCCGCTCCCGCGCCGAAGCCCTGGCCATGGCGCGAGTCACGGCGGAGCAGGAGCGCTGGGTGATCGAAGGCGTGTATGGCTGGATCGCCAGCGAACTTCTGCACCGCACGACTGCGCTGATCTGGTTGTGTGTTGCCGACGAGGAATGCGTCGCCAATATCCGCCAGCGAGAAGCCAACGACGACGAACGTCTGATCGCCCTGCTGGAGTGGGCGGGGAGCTATCGCCAGCGTGATGGGTCCAGCGGATATACGGCCCATCGGCAGCTGTTCGAAGGGTTTGCCGGTTGCAGAATTCAATTGACGGGCCGGACTGAAATCAGCGATTTCGCCTTTATCAGATAA
- a CDS encoding alkaline phosphatase D family protein has protein sequence MSQALPLPDDPQSLPPVLAGPILRRLEPSRLVLWLVGSRALELTLRLQGVGDIRLDAGQCTVITVGTHAFVHLIDVALDVALPCDELIEYDLLIDDGTGIATWAPHLLYGDATAPNFVLRSRIEQLLHGSCRKPHHPATDGLLCVDELLSQDHPATDRPALLMMSGDQVYADDVAGPTLRAIHALIERLGLFGEHLEGAVVSDSAALYGHAACYYHRADLLPALQSNETLRERFFGGARKPIFTSSSADNHLVTFAEVMAMYLLVWSPTPWTLIAPKPPKLIKERRERYALEQTRIDAFKAGLGKVARALAHVPTLMIFDDHDITDDWNLSAQWEETAYGHPFSRRIIGNALLAYMLCQGWGNNPDAFTGVLEKTRALSATGDDCYLDSDVQDELINELLRFQHWHYVLPTTPAMVVLDTRTRRWRSEMTLKQPSGLLDWEALSELQQELLDHPSAIIVSPAPIFGVKLIETVQRVFSWLGYPLLVDAENWMAHRGAAQVILNIFRHSRTPGNYVVLSGDVHYSFVYEVLIRHRKAGPRIWQITSSGIKNEFPPTLLEWFDRLNRWLYSPRSPLNWLTKRRRMRIVPHVPEHAEAGERLWNSAGIGQVYFNEQGQPRDIFQHNANGSPKTRMVAPEDDD, from the coding sequence ATGTCCCAAGCGCTGCCATTACCCGACGACCCTCAATCCCTGCCCCCTGTGCTGGCCGGCCCGATATTACGGCGCCTGGAACCGTCGCGGCTGGTGCTGTGGCTGGTGGGCTCGCGGGCGCTGGAGTTGACGCTGCGCTTGCAGGGCGTGGGCGATATTCGCCTCGATGCCGGGCAATGCACGGTGATTACGGTGGGTACCCATGCGTTCGTGCACCTGATCGATGTGGCGCTGGACGTTGCCCTGCCCTGCGATGAGTTGATCGAGTATGACCTGCTGATCGATGACGGCACCGGCATCGCCACCTGGGCGCCGCATCTGTTGTACGGCGATGCAACTGCACCGAATTTTGTCCTGCGCAGCCGCATCGAGCAGTTGCTGCACGGCTCCTGCCGCAAGCCCCACCACCCGGCGACCGACGGGCTGCTGTGCGTCGATGAGCTGTTGTCGCAAGACCACCCGGCCACGGACCGTCCGGCGCTGCTGATGATGAGCGGCGATCAGGTCTACGCCGACGATGTCGCCGGGCCGACCCTGCGGGCGATCCATGCCTTGATCGAACGGCTGGGGTTGTTCGGTGAGCATCTGGAAGGCGCCGTGGTCAGTGACAGCGCCGCGCTTTACGGGCACGCCGCCTGTTACTACCACCGCGCGGACCTGTTGCCGGCGCTGCAAAGCAACGAAACCCTGCGCGAGCGTTTTTTCGGTGGCGCGCGCAAGCCGATTTTCACCAGCAGCAGTGCCGACAATCACCTGGTGACCTTCGCCGAAGTGATGGCCATGTACCTGTTGGTCTGGTCGCCGACGCCCTGGACCCTGATCGCGCCAAAACCGCCGAAACTGATCAAGGAACGGCGCGAGCGGTATGCCCTGGAACAGACGCGCATCGACGCGTTCAAGGCCGGCCTGGGCAAGGTCGCGCGAGCGCTGGCGCACGTGCCGACGCTGATGATTTTCGATGACCACGACATTACCGACGACTGGAATCTTTCCGCGCAATGGGAGGAAACAGCCTACGGCCATCCGTTTTCCCGGCGCATCATCGGCAATGCGCTGCTTGCCTACATGCTGTGCCAGGGCTGGGGCAATAATCCGGATGCCTTCACCGGCGTGCTGGAAAAAACCCGTGCGCTCAGTGCCACCGGCGATGATTGCTACCTCGACAGCGATGTCCAGGACGAGCTGATCAATGAGCTGCTGCGCTTCCAGCACTGGCATTACGTGCTGCCCACCACGCCGGCCATGGTGGTGCTCGACACCCGCACCCGGCGCTGGCGCAGCGAGATGACCCTCAAGCAACCGTCGGGCCTGCTGGACTGGGAAGCCCTCAGTGAACTGCAGCAGGAACTGCTGGATCACCCCTCGGCGATCATCGTGTCGCCGGCGCCGATCTTCGGCGTCAAGCTGATTGAAACCGTGCAACGGGTGTTCAGCTGGCTGGGTTATCCACTGCTGGTGGACGCCGAGAACTGGATGGCCCATCGCGGCGCGGCCCAGGTGATCCTGAACATTTTCCGCCACTCGCGCACGCCGGGTAACTACGTGGTGCTGTCCGGCGACGTGCATTACTCCTTCGTCTACGAAGTGCTGATCCGCCACCGCAAGGCCGGCCCGCGCATCTGGCAGATCACCAGCAGCGGGATCAAGAACGAGTTCCCACCGACCTTGCTGGAGTGGTTCGACCGCCTCAATCGCTGGCTGTATTCACCGCGTTCGCCGCTGAACTGGCTGACCAAGCGCCGGCGCATGCGCATCGTGCCGCACGTGCCCGAACACGCCGAAGCAGGCGAACGGTTGTGGAATTCGGCGGGGATCGGCCAGGTGTACTTCAATGAACAAGGGCAGCCGCGGGATATTTTCCAGCACAACGCCAATGGCTCGCCGAAGACGCGAATGGTGGCGCCTGAAGATGATGACTGA
- a CDS encoding potassium channel family protein: MKPAHTSQIRREFYKAVGYYLRIVWPIFSTMLVVIVTCGLIISYLEGWDAFDGIYFGFVTGLTIGYGELVPKLALSRVLAILLGFNGVLLTAIFAAISVRAIESAVRTTGGEK, encoded by the coding sequence ATGAAGCCCGCCCATACCTCGCAGATCCGTCGAGAGTTCTACAAAGCCGTCGGCTACTACCTTCGAATTGTGTGGCCGATTTTTTCCACCATGCTGGTCGTCATCGTCACGTGCGGCCTGATCATCAGCTACCTGGAAGGCTGGGACGCTTTTGACGGCATCTACTTCGGCTTCGTGACCGGGTTGACCATCGGCTATGGCGAACTCGTGCCGAAACTGGCGCTGTCGCGGGTACTCGCGATATTGCTGGGGTTCAACGGCGTGCTGCTCACGGCGATCTTTGCGGCGATCAGCGTGCGGGCGATCGAGAGTGCGGTACGCACGACCGGTGGGGAAAAGTAA
- a CDS encoding PH domain-containing protein — MIDFNNKGFFKLKQNEEYAERVADLLLDGEKVIDAYKSMRDGVVFTNKRIIAVNVQGITGSKKDFTSLPYKNIVAYSVETSGTFDLDSELEIYFSSLGKVKFEFTGKTSMVEVSKLISQHLL; from the coding sequence ATGATCGACTTCAACAACAAGGGATTCTTCAAGCTCAAGCAAAACGAGGAATACGCGGAACGGGTTGCAGACCTTTTGCTCGACGGGGAAAAGGTCATCGACGCCTACAAATCCATGCGCGACGGCGTGGTGTTCACCAACAAGCGCATCATCGCGGTGAACGTACAGGGCATCACCGGCAGCAAGAAGGACTTCACCTCGTTGCCATACAAAAACATCGTGGCGTATTCGGTGGAAACATCAGGGACGTTCGATCTGGATTCCGAGCTGGAAATCTACTTTTCGTCGTTGGGTAAAGTGAAATTCGAATTCACCGGTAAGACCTCGATGGTCGAGGTCTCCAAACTGATCTCCCAGCACCTGCTCTGA
- a CDS encoding flavin monoamine oxidase family protein, protein MTIGSSYNYPSFAATESTRTKRSAENKWAARFPNPPDLCFDYRLLVEQANGIAKTTDPDHRICIIGAGVTGLTAARELYRCGFTNITLMEQSRRIGGRHLTVPGSRNSTESHTPFEMGAMRMPFFNRADEPPTDGRSLMAYYAKAFDLSFSDFANPGSQWVRSTGIYLREGRMGNGDAPEMLIWKNTDGLTPPPGEELQKVYAKWKDFADRMTKHVAENFASPKWESMWAAIVNKYESVSFRDLVSMPILEIWDERTPGDFGGMGMSAEESAIFYAIGIGDGSWGAFYDVCCLYPLRTAIFGFSSQLQLIHGRVDANGNPLASPYLHSNTVFDSEGLSFDAPRYIGLAALDECLMFLKIAETGKSVYEHSIERSNGFLTDSSVTKLEKLTNQKIRVSFNWKHSRPEQTEERYEDFDSVIMTLPSWLIETRIELKNFTQEMLPFETINAYKTAHWETSCKVYAPLKKSFLSKNHKIPQTIVTDSFIHDVYTYRYNDNYSYDCILLSYTWEDDATKLASFTDKELVAKCVKELDRILLNSTNIQEKISPYVGIDQAVVQRWITDKNALGCAKLYRPGTYYDAVSLMKYNRDLARTSGLYFSGESFSVDAGWTEPCFRAAVDAAIHICDKTAAIFNGGFSMNDYPHYKLKT, encoded by the coding sequence ATGACTATTGGTTCAAGCTACAACTACCCTTCATTCGCAGCCACGGAAAGCACTCGAACAAAGCGCTCGGCTGAAAACAAATGGGCTGCCCGCTTTCCCAATCCACCCGATTTGTGTTTCGACTATCGATTACTGGTTGAACAGGCAAACGGAATAGCCAAGACCACTGACCCGGATCACCGAATTTGTATCATCGGCGCAGGGGTGACCGGACTGACGGCCGCCCGAGAACTGTATCGCTGCGGCTTCACCAATATCACCCTCATGGAACAGTCCCGCCGCATAGGGGGCAGGCACTTAACCGTTCCAGGAAGCCGTAACTCCACGGAAAGTCATACACCCTTTGAAATGGGGGCGATGCGCATGCCTTTTTTCAATCGGGCAGACGAACCACCAACAGATGGCAGGTCGTTAATGGCTTACTACGCCAAGGCTTTTGACCTGTCGTTTTCAGACTTTGCCAATCCCGGAAGCCAGTGGGTCCGCTCGACCGGTATTTACCTCAGAGAGGGCCGTATGGGGAACGGCGACGCTCCTGAGATGTTGATCTGGAAAAATACCGATGGCCTCACCCCACCTCCTGGCGAGGAACTGCAGAAGGTCTATGCAAAGTGGAAGGATTTCGCCGATCGCATGACAAAACATGTCGCAGAAAACTTCGCGAGTCCGAAATGGGAAAGCATGTGGGCTGCGATCGTGAATAAGTACGAGAGCGTTTCGTTTCGCGATCTGGTCAGTATGCCGATCCTGGAGATCTGGGATGAACGCACCCCCGGGGACTTTGGCGGAATGGGAATGTCCGCGGAAGAATCCGCGATTTTCTATGCGATAGGTATCGGTGACGGGAGCTGGGGGGCTTTTTATGACGTCTGCTGCCTTTATCCGCTGCGAACTGCCATTTTTGGGTTCAGCAGTCAGTTGCAACTGATCCACGGTCGGGTAGACGCTAATGGAAACCCACTGGCCTCGCCCTACCTACACAGCAACACCGTTTTTGACTCGGAGGGATTAAGCTTCGATGCCCCCCGATACATCGGACTCGCCGCCTTGGACGAATGCCTGATGTTCCTGAAAATCGCCGAAACCGGTAAGTCCGTTTATGAACACAGTATTGAAAGAAGCAATGGCTTCCTCACGGACTCGTCTGTTACAAAACTTGAAAAACTGACGAACCAGAAGATACGCGTCTCCTTCAACTGGAAACACAGTCGACCCGAGCAAACCGAGGAACGCTACGAAGACTTTGATTCGGTCATCATGACCCTACCGTCCTGGTTAATCGAGACTCGAATCGAGTTGAAAAACTTCACTCAGGAGATGCTGCCATTCGAGACAATCAACGCGTACAAAACCGCACACTGGGAAACCAGCTGCAAAGTCTATGCACCGCTGAAAAAATCATTTCTTTCGAAAAATCACAAAATCCCGCAAACCATCGTCACCGACAGTTTTATCCACGATGTCTACACCTACCGCTACAACGACAACTACAGCTATGACTGCATCCTCCTGAGTTATACGTGGGAGGATGACGCGACAAAACTCGCCTCATTCACCGACAAAGAACTGGTTGCCAAGTGCGTCAAAGAGCTGGATCGCATCCTCCTGAACTCCACCAATATTCAGGAGAAAATTTCTCCTTACGTGGGCATTGATCAGGCAGTGGTTCAACGCTGGATAACTGATAAAAACGCCTTGGGTTGTGCAAAGCTCTACCGACCCGGTACCTATTACGACGCCGTGAGCCTGATGAAGTACAACAGAGACTTAGCGCGTACATCAGGCCTGTATTTTTCTGGTGAGTCGTTTTCAGTCGATGCTGGCTGGACGGAGCCATGCTTTCGGGCGGCCGTCGATGCGGCTATTCACATCTGCGATAAAACCGCGGCGATTTTCAATGGCGGTTTTTCCATGAATGACTACCCACACTACAAACTCAAAACCTGA